In Myxococcaceae bacterium JPH2, the DNA window GAGGATGCGGATGTGCGCGCGACGCCTCACGGCGACGGCGGACACGTCACGGTGGATCTCCAGGTGAAAGCGTTGGGCCGCGCGCGGGTGGCCTCCGCGACGCTGGAAGTGGGCGCTGCGCGCGCGGCGCTGAGGTGTGAGTCCAGCGGCGATGGCGTCTGGCGCATCCGAGGCGAAGGCGCGCTGGAGAAAGTGGAGCGCTGGTGGCCCCACACGCACGGCGAGCCCACGCTGTATCCGGCTCGCGTGGACGTGGTGCTGGAGGGCGGCGAGCGCGTGACGCTCGACGTGGGGCGCGTGGGCTTCCGCACGGTGGAGCTGTCCCAACGTGACGGGGGCTTCGCGCTGTCCATCAACGGCGTGCCGGTGTTCTGCCGCGGCGCGTGCTGGACGCCGCTCGATGTCGTGTCACTGAACGGGGCGGAGAAGGACTACGCGGAGGCGCTGGAGCTGGCACGCGCGGCGGGCATGAACATGCTGCGCGTGGGCGGCACCATGGTCTACGAGGACGACCGCTTCTACGACGCCTGCGACGCGCGCGGCATCCTCGTGTGGCAGGACTTCATGTTCGCCAACATGGACTACCCGGCCGAGGACCCCGCGTTCCAGGCCAGCGCGCGCCGTGAGGCGGAGCAGTTCCTCGCGCGCGTGCAGGGCAGCCCCGCGCTGGCCGTCCTCTGCGGCAACAGCGAGGCGGAACAACAGGCCGCGATGATGGGCCTGCCGAGCGAGCAGTGGACGGGCCCGCTCTTCACCTCGCTGCTGCCCGACGTCAGCGCGCGCCTGAGACCGGACGTGCCCTACTGGCGCTCGTCCCCGAGCGGCGGCGCGATGCCCTTCCATACCCGCGAGGGCGTCACGCACTACTACGGCGTGGGCGCGTACCTGCGGCCGCTGGAGGACGCGCGGCGCGCGGGCGTGCGCTTCGCGTCCGAGTGCCTGGCCTTCTCCAACATCCCCGAGGACTCCACGCTGGAGCGCGTGCTGGGAGACGGTGAAGCGCCCGGACACCACCCGAAGTGGAAGGCTCGCGTGCCGCGGGACTCCGGCTCGGGCTGGGACTTCGAGGACGTGCGCGACCACTACCTGCGCCTCCTGTTCGACGTGGACCCCGCGCGCCTGCGCTACGCGGACGTGCCGCGCTACCTCGCGCTGGGACGCGTGGCCACCGCCGAGGTCATGGCGGCCACGCTGGCCGAGTTCCGCCGCCCCGGGGCGTCGTGCCAAGGCGCGCTCGTCTGGTTCTTCCGCGACCTGTGGCCCGGCGCCGGCTGGGGGCTGGTGGACGCGACGGGCCTGCCCAAGGCCGCGTACTACGCCGTCAAGCGCACGCTGCAGCCCGTGCTCCTCGCGCTGTCGGACGAAGGGCTCGATGGGCTGGACGTGAACGTGACCAACGACACCCGCGAGGCGCTCGACGTGGAGCTGGAGGTGACCTTCTACCGCGACGGCGAGGTGCCGGTGGCCAGCGGCAAGGCCTCCGTCGTCGTCCCCGCGCGAAGCGCCATCAGGCGCTCCACCGAGGCGATGGTGGGCCACTTCGTGGACTCCACCGAGGCCTACCGCTTCGGCCCGCCGGGCCATGCGCTCACGGTCGCGCTGCTGCGCGAGCGCACCACCGGCCGAGTCCTCCAACGCGCGTTCCACCTGCCCGCGGCGACGCGCGCCGCCCCTCCTCGCGAGCCCGGGCTGGAGGCACACGCGAGTCCCCTGGGTGACGGCGGGCACCTCGTGCGCGTGCGCGCGAAGCGGTTCGCGCAGTCCGTCTGGTTCGATGTCCCTGGCCACGTGCCCGAGGACAACTACTTCCACCTGGCCCCCGGGGAGGAGCGCGCGGTGGTGCTGCGTCCTCGTCCCTCGGCTCGGCCGTTCCGGGGCTTCGTACAGGCGCTCAACGCGGCCAGCCCCCAGCGCATCGAGTCGTCCGCTCCCGCGGCCTCGGGAGGAATCCGTCCATGAGCCCGAACGCCGCGAGGTCCACGTCCGAGCCCGGCCAGGTCCCCGCCCCGCCCCCCGAGGCCCACGCCCTGCCCCTGCCCCTGGTCCTCGGCCCTGAGTCCCGCCGACTCTTCGGCTGGTACCACCCGCCGCAGGGCGCTCCAGCGCGTCGGCTGGGTGTCGTGCTGTGCAACCCCCTGGGCTACGAGGCCATGCCCGCGCACCGCACGTACCGCCATCTGGCGGCGCGGCTCGCCGAGGTGGGCTTCGCGGTGCTGCGCTTCGACTACGACGGCACCGGAGACTCCGCGGGCCACGACGGTGAACCCGGCCGCGTCGCCGCGTGGCGCGAGAGCGTGGGCATCGCCATCGACGCGCTGAAGCAGCGCGCGGGGGTGCGGCACGTGGGCCTGTTCGGGCTGCGCCTGGGCGGACTGTTCGCGCTGATGACAGCCGCCGAGCGCGACGACGTGCGCGCGCTGATGCTCTGGGCCACCCCGGCGACGGGTCGGGCCTACGTGCGCGAGCTGCGCGCCTTCCGACAGCTCAAGGAGAAGGAGAACGCGCAGGCGCCACGCAACGCGGCGGCGGACGCGGGTGAGGAGATCGCCGGCTACCTGCTGCTGCCAGGCACCGCCGATGACCTCTCCGCGCTGCGCCCATTGGAAGCGGCGCCGCGCGCGGTGCGCCGTGCCCTGTTGCTCGGCCGCGATGACCTGCCGGGCGCGGAGGCCCAGCTCGCCCGACATCTGCAGAGCCACGGCGTGGACGTGTCCAGCCCCTCGGTGCCGGGCTACGCCGCCGCGATGCGCGACGCGGAGTTCACGCTGTTGCCCGAGGACGCGCTCGACACGTTCG includes these proteins:
- a CDS encoding glycoside hydrolase family 2 protein translates to MGRIRSVSTHRVTPLDTGWQAVAVEPGAVDAPSRLTAQPLAWLAASVPGTAASALREAKAWDLDCPPPALETRDWWYRVDVVLPAPEDGAVFLCFDGLATLAEVWLDDAVVLRSDNMFQAHAVDVTAQAGATRRLAIRFRALAPAIQERRARPRWRTRLVDATHLRWFRTTLLGHIPGWCPAVPPVGPWRAVRVEHRRHLSLEDADVRATPHGDGGHVTVDLQVKALGRARVASATLEVGAARAALRCESSGDGVWRIRGEGALEKVERWWPHTHGEPTLYPARVDVVLEGGERVTLDVGRVGFRTVELSQRDGGFALSINGVPVFCRGACWTPLDVVSLNGAEKDYAEALELARAAGMNMLRVGGTMVYEDDRFYDACDARGILVWQDFMFANMDYPAEDPAFQASARREAEQFLARVQGSPALAVLCGNSEAEQQAAMMGLPSEQWTGPLFTSLLPDVSARLRPDVPYWRSSPSGGAMPFHTREGVTHYYGVGAYLRPLEDARRAGVRFASECLAFSNIPEDSTLERVLGDGEAPGHHPKWKARVPRDSGSGWDFEDVRDHYLRLLFDVDPARLRYADVPRYLALGRVATAEVMAATLAEFRRPGASCQGALVWFFRDLWPGAGWGLVDATGLPKAAYYAVKRTLQPVLLALSDEGLDGLDVNVTNDTREALDVELEVTFYRDGEVPVASGKASVVVPARSAIRRSTEAMVGHFVDSTEAYRFGPPGHALTVALLRERTTGRVLQRAFHLPAATRAAPPREPGLEAHASPLGDGGHLVRVRAKRFAQSVWFDVPGHVPEDNYFHLAPGEERAVVLRPRPSARPFRGFVQALNAASPQRIESSAPAASGGIRP